One window from the genome of Pedobacter schmidteae encodes:
- a CDS encoding collagen-like protein, whose product MINTYIIRFLLTALAFILIDFTPVLAQQLPQINYQGVARKADGSPVVEQSIGLRLTIKDGGANGQSVYMETRQRQTNKFGLFTVVIGSSGALSQRGTMAEINWATGNKFLQVELDPAGGSSFIDMGTSQLQSVPYAIYASSATPAGSATGDLSGNYPNPTVSKLQGFNVSITAPGTGQVLKWNGTAWAPANETAGTGATGPQGPIGLTGAQGIQGPVGPQGPIGLTGSAGTVGLTGPAGPAGPAGIQGIQGLPGAQGAIGLTGATGAQGPEGLAGPQGPIGPIGLTGAIGPVGATGAQGPQGIPGLSNLNSVGAIGSTANPNGIILNGGVLTLTPADAANGGVLTTGAQVIAGAKTFSSPVTFSGGLTGITAAMVGLGNVDNTSDLNKPISTAVQAALDAKGSAAGLALKADQSAVDLKAPLASPTFTGTVSGITAAMVGLGNVDNTSDLNKPISTAVQAALDAKGSVAGLALKADQSAVDLKAPLASPTFTGTVSGITATMVGLGNVDNTSDLNKPISTAVQAALDAKGSATGLALKADQSAVDLKAPLASPTFTGTVSGITATMVGLGNVDNTSDLNKPISTAVQAALDAKGSAAGLALKADQSAVDLKAPLASPTFTGTVSGITATMVGLGNVDNTSDLNKPISTAVQAALDAKGSATGLALKADQSAVDLKAPLASPTFTGTVSGITATMVGLGNVDNTSDLNKPISTAVQAALDAKGSAAGLALKADQSAVDLKAPLASPTFTGTVSGITAVMVGLGNIDNTSDLNKPISTAVQAALDAKGSAAGLALKADQSAVDLKAPLASPTFTGTVSGITSSMVGLGNVDNTSDLNKPISTAVQAALDAKGSVAGLALKADQSAVDLKAPLASPTFTGTVSGITATMVGLGNVDNTSDLNKPISTAVQAALDAKGSAAGLALKADQSAVDLKAPLASPTFTGTVSGITAAMVGLGNVDNTSDLNKPISTAVQAALDAKGSVAGLALKADQSAVDLKAPLASPTFTGTVSGITASMVGLGNVDNTSDLNKPISTAVQAALDAKGSAAGLALKADQSAVDLKAPLASPTFTGTVSGITSSMVGLGNVDNTSDLNKPISAAVQAALDAKGSAAGLALKADQSAVDLKAPLASPTFTGTVSGITSSMVGLGNVDNTSDLNKPISTAVQAALDAKGSATGLALKADQSAVDLKAPLASPSFTGTVSGITAAMVGLGNVDNTSDLNKPISTAVQAALDAKGSAAGLALKADQSAVDLKAPLASPTFTGTVSGITAAMVGLGNVDNTSDLNKPISTAVQAALDAKGSVAGLALKADQSAVDLKAPLASPAFTGTVTGITSSMVGLGNVDNTSDLNKPISTAVQAALDAKGGSADLALKAPLASPTFTGTVSGITATMVGLGNVDNTSDLNKPISTAVQAALDAKGSVAGLALKADQSAVDLKAPLASPTFTGTVSGITATMVGLGNVDNTSDLNKPISTAVQAALDAKGSAANLALKADQSAVDLKAPLASPSFTGTVSGITAAMVGLGNVDNTSDLNKPISMAVQAALDAKGSAAGLALKADQSAVDLKAPLASPTFTGTVSGITATMVGLGNVDNTSDLNKPISTAVQAALDAKGSAAGLALKADQSAVDLKAPLASPTFTGTVSGITSSMVGLGNVNNTSDVNKPISTATQTALDLKANLASPAFTGTPTLPTGTIATTQTAGNNTTAVATTAFVTSAISTAAAPDADATTKGKIQLAGDLSGTAAAPVIANAAITATKLAADAVTTVKISDGSVTDAKIATGISASKVGLGNVNNTSDVNKPISTATQTALDLKANLASPTFTGTPTLPTGTIATTQTAGNNTTAVATTAFVTSAISTAAAPDADATTKGKIQLAGDLSGAAAAPVIANAAITATKLAADAVTTVKISDGSVTDAKIATGISASKVGLGNVNNTSDVNKPISTATQTALDLKANLASPTFTGTPTLPTGTIATTQTSGNNSTAVATTAYVDAAVAGALKDIVVLTSTSGGTYVPSAGTKAIVVHIVGGGGQGGGAPNTAASSGGGGGAGGYILTHISSPSASYTWDVGTGGSGAAATAAGTAGGATTFGSFTAGGGTGGAVGSGTTFIAAAGGAGGTATGGDVNVPGQQGGAGIKFSTTAGQGMAGSGGSTNFGNGGSGKAGAAGAGAVGTGYGAGGGGSMTNTAGAAGASGVIIVYEFK is encoded by the coding sequence ATGATTAACACCTATATTATTCGATTCTTATTAACTGCTCTCGCTTTTATTTTGATCGATTTTACGCCTGTTCTGGCTCAGCAGCTTCCACAGATTAACTATCAGGGAGTCGCCAGAAAGGCAGATGGGAGTCCTGTTGTAGAGCAATCAATTGGTTTACGGCTAACCATTAAAGATGGCGGAGCGAATGGTCAAAGTGTTTATATGGAAACCAGGCAACGCCAAACCAATAAGTTTGGTTTGTTTACGGTTGTTATAGGAAGCAGTGGCGCACTTTCGCAGCGGGGAACAATGGCCGAAATAAATTGGGCTACAGGAAATAAATTTCTTCAGGTAGAGTTGGACCCGGCCGGAGGAAGTAGTTTTATAGATATGGGGACTTCTCAACTTCAGTCGGTTCCATATGCCATCTATGCCAGTTCAGCTACGCCAGCTGGAAGTGCAACAGGGGACTTGAGTGGGAATTACCCGAATCCTACTGTTAGTAAGTTACAAGGATTTAATGTTAGCATTACTGCTCCGGGCACTGGCCAGGTGCTGAAATGGAACGGTACGGCCTGGGCGCCTGCGAATGAAACAGCGGGTACAGGGGCGACCGGACCGCAAGGACCGATAGGTTTAACAGGTGCTCAGGGGATACAAGGACCGGTTGGTCCTCAAGGGCCAATTGGTTTAACTGGGAGTGCTGGAACAGTAGGATTAACGGGGCCGGCAGGTCCCGCTGGGCCTGCAGGAATACAGGGAATTCAAGGTCTGCCGGGAGCGCAAGGGGCAATTGGATTAACAGGTGCGACAGGTGCTCAGGGGCCTGAAGGTTTAGCTGGACCGCAAGGACCGATAGGGCCAATAGGATTAACTGGTGCAATTGGTCCTGTTGGAGCTACCGGAGCTCAAGGGCCTCAAGGGATTCCCGGATTAAGCAATTTAAATTCAGTTGGTGCCATAGGTAGTACAGCTAATCCAAATGGAATAATTTTAAACGGCGGTGTATTGACCTTAACACCTGCAGATGCGGCTAATGGTGGTGTGCTCACTACTGGAGCTCAAGTGATAGCAGGTGCTAAGACATTTAGTAGTCCGGTAACATTTTCTGGTGGTTTAACTGGTATCACTGCTGCGATGGTTGGCCTGGGCAATGTGGACAATACCAGCGATTTAAATAAACCGATCAGTACGGCCGTGCAGGCAGCTTTGGATGCAAAAGGTAGTGCGGCTGGTTTAGCTTTAAAGGCAGACCAAAGTGCTGTTGATTTGAAAGCGCCTTTGGCCTCACCAACTTTTACAGGTACAGTTTCAGGTATTACCGCTGCCATGGTAGGCTTGGGCAATGTAGATAATACCAGTGATTTGAATAAACCAATCAGTACGGCTGTGCAAGCGGCTTTAGATGCAAAGGGTAGTGTAGCTGGTTTAGCTTTAAAGGCTGATCAGAGTGCTGTTGATTTAAAAGCGCCTTTGGCTTCACCAACTTTTACAGGTACAGTTTCAGGTATCACGGCTACCATGGTTGGTTTAGGCAATGTAGATAATACCAGCGATTTAAATAAACCGATCAGTACGGCTGTGCAAGCAGCATTAGATGCAAAAGGTAGTGCGACTGGTTTGGCTTTAAAGGCAGACCAAAGTGCTGTTGATTTGAAAGCTCCTTTGGCCTCACCGACTTTTACAGGTACAGTTTCGGGTATTACCGCTACCATGGTTGGTTTAGGTAATGTAGATAATACCAGTGACTTGAATAAACCAATCAGTACGGCTGTGCAAGCGGCTTTAGATGCAAAAGGTAGTGCGGCTGGTTTAGCTTTGAAAGCCGACCAGAGTGCTGTTGATTTAAAAGCGCCTTTGGCTTCACCAACTTTTACAGGTACAGTTTCAGGTATCACGGCTACCATGGTTGGTTTAGGCAATGTAGATAATACCAGCGATTTAAATAAACCGATCAGTACGGCTGTGCAAGCAGCATTAGATGCAAAAGGTAGTGCGACTGGTTTGGCTTTAAAGGCAGACCAAAGTGCTGTTGATTTGAAAGCTCCTTTGGCCTCACCGACTTTTACAGGTACAGTTTCGGGTATTACCGCTACCATGGTTGGTTTAGGTAATGTAGATAATACCAGTGACTTGAATAAACCAATCAGTACGGCTGTGCAAGCGGCTTTAGATGCAAAAGGTAGTGCGGCTGGTTTAGCTTTGAAAGCCGACCAGAGCGCTGTTGATTTAAAAGCGCCATTGGCCTCACCAACTTTTACAGGTACAGTTTCGGGTATTACCGCTGTAATGGTTGGTTTAGGTAATATAGACAATACCAGCGATTTAAATAAACCGATCAGTACGGCTGTACAGGCCGCTTTGGATGCAAAAGGCAGTGCTGCTGGTTTGGCTTTAAAAGCAGACCAAAGTGCTGTTGATTTGAAAGCACCATTAGCCTCACCAACTTTTACGGGTACAGTTTCAGGTATTACGTCTTCAATGGTTGGCCTGGGCAATGTGGACAATACCAGTGATTTGAATAAACCAATCAGTACAGCTGTACAGGCTGCTTTAGATGCGAAAGGTAGTGTAGCTGGTTTAGCTTTAAAGGCAGACCAAAGTGCTGTTGATTTAAAAGCGCCTTTGGCCTCACCAACTTTTACAGGTACAGTTTCAGGTATCACGGCTACCATGGTTGGTTTAGGCAATGTAGATAATACCAGCGATTTAAATAAACCGATCAGTACTGCTGTGCAGGCAGCATTAGATGCAAAAGGTAGTGCGGCTGGTTTGGCTTTAAAAGCAGACCAAAGTGCTGTTGATTTGAAAGCACCATTGGCCTCGCCAACTTTTACGGGGACTGTTTCAGGTATTACTGCTGCGATGGTTGGCCTGGGCAATGTGGATAATACCAGTGATTTGAATAAACCAATCAGTACGGCTGTGCAAGCGGCTTTAGATGCAAAGGGTAGTGTAGCTGGTTTAGCTTTAAAGGCAGACCAAAGTGCTGTTGATTTAAAAGCGCCTTTGGCCTCACCGACTTTTACAGGTACAGTTTCGGGTATTACTGCGTCGATGGTCGGCTTGGGCAATGTAGACAATACCAGCGATTTGAATAAACCGATCAGTACGGCTGTACAGGCCGCTTTGGATGCAAAAGGTAGTGCTGCTGGCTTGGCTTTAAAAGCAGACCAAAGTGCTGTTGATTTGAAAGCGCCTTTGGCCTCACCAACTTTTACGGGTACAGTTTCAGGTATTACGTCTTCAATGGTCGGCCTGGGGAATGTGGACAATACCAGTGATTTGAATAAACCAATCAGTGCCGCTGTACAGGCTGCTTTAGATGCGAAAGGAAGTGCTGCAGGCTTGGCTTTAAAAGCCGACCAGAGTGCTGTTGATTTGAAAGCGCCTTTAGCCTCACCGACTTTTACAGGTACAGTTTCGGGTATTACGTCTTCAATGGTTGGTTTAGGCAATGTAGATAATACCAGCGATTTAAATAAACCGATCAGTACTGCTGTACAGGCAGCATTAGATGCAAAAGGAAGTGCTACTGGCTTGGCTTTAAAAGCGGATCAGAGTGCTGTTGATTTGAAAGCACCATTAGCCTCGCCAAGTTTTACGGGGACTGTTTCAGGTATTACTGCTGCGATGGTCGGCCTGGGCAATGTGGACAATACCAGCGATTTAAATAAACCGATCAGTACGGCCGTGCAGGCAGCTTTGGATGCAAAAGGTAGTGCGGCTGGTTTAGCTTTAAAGGCAGACCAAAGTGCTGTTGATTTGAAAGCGCCTTTGGCCTCACCAACTTTTACAGGTACAGTTTCAGGTATTACCGCTGCTATGGTAGGCTTGGGCAATGTAGATAATACCAGCGATTTGAATAAACCGATCAGTACAGCTGTACAGGCTGCTTTGGATGCAAAAGGTAGTGTAGCTGGTTTAGCTTTAAAAGCAGACCAAAGTGCTGTTGATTTGAAAGCACCATTAGCCTCACCAGCTTTTACGGGGACTGTAACGGGTATTACATCTTCAATGGTAGGCTTGGGCAATGTAGATAATACCAGCGATTTGAATAAACCAATCAGTACAGCTGTACAGGCTGCTTTAGATGCGAAAGGCGGTTCAGCAGATTTGGCTTTAAAAGCACCTTTAGCGTCACCGACTTTTACAGGTACAGTTTCTGGTATCACGGCTACCATGGTTGGTTTAGGCAATGTAGATAATACCAGCGATTTAAATAAACCGATCAGTACTGCTGTGCAGGCAGCTTTGGATGCAAAGGGTAGTGTAGCTGGCCTGGCTCTAAAAGCTGATCAGAGTGCTGTTGATTTGAAAGCGCCATTGGCTTCACCAACCTTTACAGGTACAGTTTCAGGTATTACCGCTACCATGGTTGGTTTAGGCAATGTAGATAATACCAGCGATTTAAATAAACCGATCAGTACGGCTGTGCAGGCAGCATTAGATGCAAAAGGTAGTGCGGCTAATTTAGCTTTGAAAGCAGACCAGAGCGCTGTTGATTTGAAAGCACCTTTGGCTTCACCAAGTTTTACAGGTACAGTTTCGGGTATTACTGCTGCAATGGTCGGCCTGGGCAATGTAGACAATACCAGTGATTTGAATAAACCAATCAGTATGGCGGTACAGGCTGCTTTAGATGCGAAAGGAAGTGCTGCTGGTTTAGCTTTAAAGGCAGACCAAAGTGCTGTTGATTTGAAAGCGCCTTTGGCTTCACCGACTTTTACGGGTACAGTTTCAGGTATTACCGCTACCATGGTTGGTTTAGGCAATGTAGATAATACCAGCGATTTAAATAAACCGATCAGTACTGCTGTACAGGCCGCTTTGGATGCAAAAGGCAGTGCTGCTGGTTTAGCTTTAAAGGCTGATCAGAGTGCTGTTGATTTGAAAGCTCCTTTGGCCTCACCAACTTTTACGGGTACAGTTTCAGGTATTACGTCTTCAATGGTTGGCCTGGGCAATGTGAATAATACCAGCGACGTAAATAAGCCCATAAGTACTGCAACACAAACTGCACTTGACTTAAAAGCTAACCTGGCATCGCCGGCTTTTACGGGTACACCTACACTTCCTACCGGAACTATAGCTACAACCCAGACTGCAGGAAATAATACTACAGCGGTGGCAACCACTGCATTTGTGACTTCTGCAATAAGTACTGCCGCAGCACCTGATGCCGATGCGACCACAAAAGGAAAAATACAGCTTGCGGGGGATCTTTCGGGAACAGCCGCAGCGCCGGTAATAGCTAATGCTGCTATTACTGCCACTAAGCTTGCCGCTGATGCTGTCACTACAGTGAAAATATCGGATGGCAGTGTAACAGATGCAAAAATTGCAACAGGAATCAGTGCTTCAAAAGTAGGTTTGGGCAATGTGAATAATACCAGCGACGTAAATAAACCCATAAGTACTGCAACGCAAACTGCACTTGACTTAAAAGCTAACCTGGCATCGCCGACTTTTACGGGTACACCTACACTTCCTACCGGAACTATAGCTACAACCCAGACTGCAGGAAATAATACTACAGCGGTGGCAACCACTGCATTTGTGACTTCTGCAATAAGTACTGCCGCAGCACCTGATGCCGATGCGACCACAAAAGGAAAAATACAGCTTGCGGGGGATCTTTCGGGAGCAGCAGCAGCGCCGGTAATAGCTAATGCTGCTATTACTGCCACTAAGCTTGCCGCTGATGCTGTCACTACAGTGAAAATATCGGATGGCAGTGTAACAGATGCAAAGATTGCAACAGGAATCAGTGCTTCAAAAGTAGGTTTGGGCAATGTGAATAATACCAGCGACGTAAATAAACCCATAAGTACTGCAACACAAACTGCACTTGACTTAAAAGCTAACCTGGCGTCACCAACTTTTACGGGTACACCTACACTTCCTACCGGAACAATAGCTACAACACAAACTTCAGGTAATAATAGCACTGCTGTTGCAACTACAGCTTACGTTGATGCAGCAGTAGCGGGAGCTTTAAAAGATATTGTAGTGCTGACAAGCACATCCGGGGGTACCTATGTGCCATCTGCTGGTACTAAGGCTATCGTAGTTCATATCGTTGGTGGTGGTGGACAAGGTGGTGGCGCACCAAATACCGCGGCATCATCTGGTGGTGGAGGTGGTGCAGGAGGTTACATTCTTACACATATTTCTTCACCTTCGGCAAGTTACACCTGGGATGTTGGTACCGGAGGGTCTGGAGCAGCAGCTACCGCGGCAGGTACTGCCGGCGGGGCTACCACATTCGGTTCTTTTACAGCCGGAGGAGGCACCGGGGGAGCAGTAGGAAGTGGGACTACCTTTATCGCCGCGGCAGGTGGAGCAGGAGGAACTGCTACTGGGGGAGATGTCAATGTTCCAGGGCAACAAGGCGGTGCGGGAATTAAATTCTCAACTACTGCCGGGCAAGGAATGGCAGGGAGTGGCGGTTCCACTAACTTTGGTAATGGTGGTTCTGGAAAGGCTGGTGCTGCAGGTGCCGGAGCTGTAGGGACAGGTTATGGTGCAGGAGGAGGAGGAAGCATGACCAATACTGCAGGAGCGGCAGGAGCTAGTGGTGTAATTATTGTTTATGAGTTTAAGTAA
- a CDS encoding gliding motility-associated C-terminal domain-containing protein, with protein sequence MALNSYGQGIGTAIINAGGNTYSQNNVTYEWSIGELALVETMANNRAIITNGLLQPTISGLLNANEFLIFPINILTPNGDGNNDVWVIKDIEKFPDNELTIFDRAGRTVYHATNYQNDWMGYLSGKPLAEGTYYYVIKLKKNSKSGIVKGFITILN encoded by the coding sequence ATGGCCCTAAATAGCTATGGACAGGGGATTGGAACTGCCATTATCAATGCGGGTGGAAATACTTATTCGCAAAATAATGTTACCTATGAATGGAGTATAGGTGAGCTTGCTTTGGTTGAAACTATGGCAAACAATCGTGCGATTATTACCAATGGATTGTTACAACCCACTATAAGCGGTTTGCTCAATGCCAATGAATTCTTGATTTTTCCCATCAATATCCTTACTCCAAATGGGGATGGAAACAACGATGTCTGGGTGATTAAGGATATTGAAAAATTCCCTGATAATGAACTTACCATATTTGATCGCGCAGGGCGTACAGTGTACCATGCCACAAACTATCAGAACGATTGGATGGGCTATCTCTCGGGTAAACCACTTGCCGAAGGCACCTATTATTATGTTATAAAACTAAAAAAAAATAGCAAGTCCGGAATTGTGAAGGGCTTTATTACCATTCTAAACTAG